One window from the genome of Phycisphaerales bacterium encodes:
- a CDS encoding CpaF family protein, with translation MNGAPKVLGAGALQDLKVRMHRRLLDSLDLVEAQRLPQDQLAAECSRKLDSLLTEERTPLSAPERRQLLRDLLDEIFGLGPLEEFLRDPTISDILINGPDQVYLEREGRLVRATSSFRDSDHLLKVIQRIGSQVGRRIDESTPMMDARLADGSRVNAIIPPLALDGPTVSIRRFGVIPIDAAKLIEFQAFTPEMAQFLEASVKSRINILLAGGTGAGKTTLLNVLSRWIPAGERVVTIEDAAELRLQRQHVVRLETRPPNIEGRGEVTQRDLLRNTLRMRPDRIIIGEVRGAEALDMMQAMNTGHEGSMTTVHANTGRDAIRRVENMISMAGLNYPVTAIRQQMASAINLVVHVARMTGGRRKVQSVMEVTGMEGDTVCLQEIFKFRQTGVGPDGHALGQFEGCGIRPRIMDRIEAEGTKLPATLFERRPLPFPKGSP, from the coding sequence ATGAACGGAGCGCCGAAGGTGCTGGGCGCTGGCGCGCTCCAGGACCTCAAGGTGCGGATGCACCGGCGGCTGCTGGACTCGCTGGACCTCGTCGAGGCGCAGCGGCTGCCGCAGGACCAGCTCGCGGCGGAGTGCTCGCGGAAGCTCGATTCCCTGCTGACGGAGGAGCGCACGCCGCTGTCGGCGCCTGAGCGGCGGCAGCTGCTGCGCGACCTGCTGGACGAGATCTTCGGGCTGGGGCCGCTGGAGGAGTTCCTGCGCGACCCGACGATCAGCGACATCCTGATCAACGGCCCCGACCAGGTGTACCTGGAGCGCGAGGGCCGGCTGGTGCGTGCGACCTCGTCGTTCCGCGACAGCGACCACCTGCTGAAGGTGATCCAGCGGATCGGCTCGCAGGTCGGGCGGCGCATCGACGAGAGCACGCCGATGATGGACGCGCGCCTGGCCGATGGCTCGCGCGTGAACGCCATCATCCCGCCCCTGGCGCTGGACGGGCCGACGGTGTCCATCCGCCGTTTCGGCGTCATCCCGATCGACGCGGCGAAGCTGATCGAGTTCCAGGCCTTTACGCCGGAGATGGCCCAGTTCCTCGAGGCCAGCGTCAAGTCGCGGATCAACATCCTGCTGGCGGGCGGCACCGGCGCCGGCAAGACCACGCTGCTGAACGTGCTGTCGCGGTGGATCCCCGCGGGCGAGCGCGTGGTGACCATCGAGGACGCGGCCGAACTGCGCTTGCAGCGGCAGCACGTGGTGCGGCTGGAGACCCGCCCGCCCAACATCGAGGGCCGGGGCGAGGTGACGCAGCGCGACCTGCTGCGCAACACGCTGCGTATGCGGCCTGACCGCATCATCATCGGCGAAGTCCGCGGCGCCGAGGCGCTGGACATGATGCAGGCGATGAACACCGGTCACGAGGGGTCGATGACCACGGTGCACGCCAACACCGGGCGCGACGCCATCCGGCGCGTGGAGAACATGATCTCCATGGCGGGCCTGAACTACCCGGTGACGGCGATCCGCCAGCAGATGGCCTCGGCCATCAACCTGGTGGTGCACGTGGCACGCATGACCGGCGGGCGCCGCAAGGTGCAGTCGGTGATGGAGGTGACGGGCATGGAGGGCGACACGGTCTGCCTTCAGGAGATCTTCAAGTTCCGGCAGACGGGCGTGGGGCCCGACGGGCACGCGCTGGGGCAGTTTGAGGGGTGCGGGATCAGGCCTCGGATCATGGACCGCATCGAGGCGGAAGGGACGAAGCTGCCGGCGACGCTGTTTGAGCGGCGGCCGCTGCCGTTCCCGAAGGGGAGCCCATGA
- a CDS encoding type II secretion system F family protein — MSDPRLIMNVIIVVALFGLLASLWFGLLMLLSLRRAARAKAMEQRLGIGEGADDGSGRVIRLWLDGKLASTVVRGDDEKPTFEQRMHVLFVKAGFEGDPKPFVMSVLGFSILGGVLGWMLTQSVVVAAGACMAVVVGGWWYLGARVDKREALFEHQFVDAMGLAARSLRAGHPLLGAFQLISDELADPVKTLFSSICQQHTMGLKLEEAIERVAATTPNKDVQLFATAVTIQLRSGGNLADVMERLASVIRDRVRIGRRIKVLTAQTQFSKRVLIALPIILFVVLNVINQEYMKPLIKEPVGQLMLAIAGVNMILGVWVMNKLSELKY; from the coding sequence ATGAGCGACCCACGCCTGATCATGAACGTGATCATCGTGGTGGCCCTGTTCGGGCTGCTCGCCAGCCTGTGGTTCGGGCTGCTGATGCTGCTGTCGCTGCGGCGGGCGGCGCGGGCCAAGGCGATGGAGCAGCGGCTGGGGATCGGCGAGGGGGCGGATGACGGCAGCGGGCGTGTGATCCGCCTGTGGCTGGACGGCAAGCTGGCATCGACGGTGGTGCGGGGCGACGACGAGAAGCCCACGTTCGAGCAGCGCATGCACGTGCTGTTCGTGAAGGCGGGCTTCGAGGGGGATCCCAAGCCGTTCGTCATGAGCGTGCTGGGGTTCAGCATCCTGGGCGGCGTGCTGGGGTGGATGCTGACGCAGAGCGTGGTGGTGGCCGCGGGCGCCTGCATGGCGGTCGTCGTGGGGGGCTGGTGGTACCTGGGCGCACGCGTGGACAAGCGCGAGGCGCTGTTCGAGCACCAGTTCGTGGACGCGATGGGGCTGGCGGCGCGGTCGCTGCGGGCGGGGCACCCGCTGCTGGGGGCGTTCCAGCTGATCTCTGACGAGCTCGCGGACCCGGTGAAGACGCTGTTCTCTTCGATCTGCCAGCAGCACACCATGGGGCTGAAGCTGGAGGAGGCGATCGAGCGCGTCGCGGCGACCACCCCGAACAAGGACGTGCAGCTGTTCGCGACGGCGGTGACGATCCAGCTGCGCAGCGGCGGCAACCTGGCGGACGTGATGGAGCGGCTGGCGTCGGTCATCCGCGACCGCGTCCGCATCGGGCGGCGGATCAAGGTGCTCACGGCCCAGACGCAGTTCAGCAAGCGCGTGCTGATCGCGCTGCCGATCATCCTGTTCGTGGTGCTCAACGTCATCAACCAGGAGTACATGAAGCCGCTGATCAAGGAGCCGGTGGGGCAGCTGATGCTCGCGATCGCGGGCGTCAACATGATCCTGGGCGTGTGGGTGATGAACAAACTCTCGGAGCTGAAGTACTGA